A single genomic interval of Legionella israelensis harbors:
- a CDS encoding ParB/RepB/Spo0J family partition protein produces MPRELKHLPIESLQPGQYQPRQDFNELSLQELAESIISQGLIEPLIVREIALGCYEIIAGERRWRAAQKAGLKLIPCLVGEYTDQQACAVTLIENIQRQDLNLIEEAQGYQRLITEFHFHQNEIALWVGKSRSHIANILRLLSLSTLVKKWLSEGNLTLGHARALVGLPEPLQKTLAEQTIREEWSVRYLEQKVKSCKTDLSTSVKNPKNDRDVERLQSILSEQLGTPVQIAEDGEKGGWLKVKFFDNDTLAGLLDRFGLSYD; encoded by the coding sequence ATGCCTAGAGAACTGAAACATCTGCCGATTGAATCCCTGCAACCGGGACAATATCAACCTCGACAGGATTTTAATGAGCTCAGCTTGCAGGAACTGGCTGAATCCATTATCAGCCAGGGGCTTATTGAGCCTTTAATTGTCAGAGAAATCGCTCTTGGATGTTATGAAATCATTGCTGGTGAAAGGCGTTGGCGTGCTGCTCAAAAAGCAGGGCTTAAGCTGATTCCTTGCCTGGTTGGCGAATATACAGATCAACAAGCCTGCGCGGTCACCTTAATTGAAAATATACAACGACAGGATTTAAACCTGATTGAAGAAGCTCAAGGTTATCAACGCTTAATCACTGAATTTCATTTTCATCAAAATGAAATTGCCCTATGGGTAGGTAAATCACGAAGTCATATCGCTAACATTCTTCGTCTGTTAAGTTTGAGCACTTTGGTAAAAAAATGGTTGTCGGAAGGAAATTTGACACTCGGTCATGCAAGAGCCTTGGTGGGTTTACCTGAACCACTTCAGAAAACGCTGGCAGAACAGACCATTCGTGAAGAGTGGTCCGTCCGTTATCTGGAGCAAAAAGTCAAGTCCTGTAAAACGGATTTATCCACTTCTGTGAAAAATCCAAAAAATGACCGTGATGTTGAGCGTTTGCAATCCATACTATCCGAACAGCTTGGCACACCCGTACAAATAGCGGAGGATGGTGAGAAGGGCGGATGGTTGAAGGTAAAATTTTTTGATAATGATACGCTTGCAGGACTTTTGGATCGATTTGGCTTAAGCTATGATTAA
- a CDS encoding SDR family oxidoreductase: protein MSKTQKPREHPESKDIKNICDVVEENKNNILPEQTQKQQPGLQKEMQPKPISMHEDYRAANKLKNKVVVITGGDSGIGRAIAYHCIAEGAKVAFTYLNETEDAETTLHEIKEMKGKAIAIQSDLSERKQCTKTINQCLEKFGRVNVLINNIAVQFPTQKIEDISQETLNKVFSTNVFSYFYMIQEILPHLNIGDSIINTTSITAFRGSPHLVDYSATKGAVVSLTRSLAKLLIEREIRVNGVAPGPVWTPLIPASFTAEEVAEFGSNSPMKRPAQPADIAPTYIFLASKDSHFITGQIFHPNGGEIIS from the coding sequence ATGTCTAAAACCCAAAAACCGAGAGAACATCCCGAAAGCAAAGACATCAAAAACATCTGTGATGTTGTAGAAGAAAATAAAAATAATATTCTTCCAGAACAAACACAAAAACAACAGCCTGGTTTACAAAAGGAAATGCAGCCAAAGCCGATTTCCATGCATGAGGATTATCGAGCTGCTAATAAATTAAAAAATAAAGTAGTTGTTATTACCGGTGGAGACAGTGGTATCGGAAGAGCAATAGCCTATCACTGCATAGCCGAAGGTGCCAAAGTTGCCTTTACCTACTTAAATGAAACGGAAGACGCAGAAACAACGCTTCATGAAATTAAGGAAATGAAAGGGAAAGCCATTGCCATTCAATCCGATCTGTCCGAACGTAAACAATGTACAAAAACCATCAACCAATGTCTGGAAAAATTCGGTAGGGTAAACGTTTTAATCAATAATATTGCTGTGCAATTTCCAACTCAAAAGATAGAAGATATCTCTCAGGAAACGCTGAATAAAGTTTTTTCTACCAATGTTTTTTCTTATTTTTATATGATTCAGGAGATTCTGCCACATCTGAATATCGGGGATAGTATTATTAACACCACCTCAATTACCGCCTTTCGCGGTAGCCCACATCTGGTAGATTATTCAGCTACCAAGGGGGCTGTGGTGTCATTAACACGCTCACTGGCAAAGTTACTCATTGAACGAGAAATTCGCGTCAATGGAGTTGCCCCAGGTCCGGTATGGACACCATTGATACCTGCCAGTTTTACAGCAGAAGAAGTAGCGGAATTTGGCTCAAATTCTCCGATGAAACGACCAGCACAACCGGCAGATATTGCGCCAACTTATATTTTTCTGGCAAGCAAAGACAGTCATTTTATAACAGGACAAATTTTCCATCCCAACGGTGGAGAGATCATTTCTTAA